Within Desulfurobacterium thermolithotrophum DSM 11699, the genomic segment TCGTTTACACGTTTGTTATCTGGTAAAGGAAGAGGGAATTGAACTTTCAAGTGGAATTTTAGTAGGTATAGGAGAAACTGAGAAAGATAGAGAACAACACATTGAAATCTTAAAAAAACTTGAACCGGAAGAAATTCCCGTAATGCGTTTTATGCCGTATAAGGAAACTCCTATGGAAAGTGTTCCACCAGCTTCTTTGAAGCTTCTAATATATGTAATAAAAAAGGTAAAAAAAGAAATTAAAAGCCTTAAACGATTAACTGTTCCATTTCCTACAATTTCAAAGGAAGACTTAATTTCCGTTATAAATGCCGGTGCTACAAATATTGCTACTGTCGTTCCCCAAAAATATCCCCTTTTAATTAAGGGAGTTGGCTCTCCCAAAGTTGGTATACTTGAAGAGATTCTTGAAATCCTTAAAAGACACGGAATAGAAACAAATGTTAGAAGAGAAGTTAGAACTTTTTAAAAATGCTTTTTTGGAATCTTTGGTAGGAAACAGAAAAGGAGATAAACCAGAAGAAACAGCTCTTTTAAGAGAAAGAATATTAAAAGGAAAGATAGGTATAGTTACAAATAATAAGAAAAAGTTTACCATTGCTAAAAAAACTATCTCTCTTTTTGGAATAAAAAATATTTCGCAGATTGAAATTCCAACTGAAATTTTTGATTTAACAGAAATTCCTACGCTTTCAAAAGCTTTAGCAGGAAGATTTTTCAAAAACTGTAACTTTTATGTAGCACGAGGAAGACTTGGAGCTCCAGGTTCTGGGGCTTTAACTATAATGATAGATGAATTTGGTCATGTAATTTCTGCAGTAACTTCTCCTCCACATCATCTTCACAAGTTTAGTTTAGAAACTTCTGTCT encodes:
- the hmdB gene encoding 5,10-methenyltetrahydromethanopterin hydrogenase cofactor biosynthesis protein HmdB codes for the protein MIEITSTIHVSNYCSFERKCAYCGFAVGTSTEGYFFLTEKKEKEIITAAKIIEESGIRRVSISAGYGNFYKVLKALELVKKSTSLKVLINIGGDLNRERIRMLKKAGVDTICCNLETTNKNLFKKLKPSDSFKHRLHVCYLVKEEGIELSSGILVGIGETEKDREQHIEILKKLEPEEIPVMRFMPYKETPMESVPPASLKLLIYVIKKVKKEIKSLKRLTVPFPTISKEDLISVINAGATNIATVVPQKYPLLIKGVGSPKVGILEEILEILKRHGIETNVRREVRTF